The DNA sequence GTTTGTCTTCAGCGTTTCAGGCTGCGCCTCAAGCGCTGTGCATCTAGTACAGTGCTTGGACGAGTCTCACTAATGATGGCCTTGTCACCCATACTGTGGTCTCGTCAATGGCCCGCTGTTGACTGGGATGATATTCATCTGTCCCTTTGCATTAAACTCTAACTCCTTGCCTTCGAATTCGACGTTTCGGCTTTTCTTCGTCACCAGGCCTCGGCATGGATAacgacaacagcaactcCCGTCCCAACTTTGTCGATGACTCCGCGCGCAACTTCGATCGCGTCTCTGATCACGACCCTGATCACGACTCTGAACACAACCCCGATACCCCATCTGATTGCCCATGGGTTGGCTTTTGTGTCCCTCGCCGGTGTCGCCTTTGCACCTACCTAATTGAGCCTAACGAATGGATGGTAGCTACCAGTAAGTTGTCTGACTCCTACCCCAAACACAGCTATTGCTAATCATTGGTCAACCAAGACTTCATGGTGAAGTTTACTCTGCGTTCATAAATAATGAGCATAGTATTGAAGATGTACCAAGATTGAAGGAGGAGTTCAGGCCATGCCCTCCAGCCTGTGCTCATGATCAGTCTTATTTGAACGGATCTGTCCCTGTATATCACGCAGAATGTTTCGACTATGCAAGCAATCCTCGACacgacctcctcaccatcactgcCTTCTCGTTCGAACCAATGCCATCATACGATATCAAACGAAAAAAGAGGATGGTGCAGCTTCTGGCTACCAAAATGGGTGATATGTGGTGTCACCTTCCTCATGAGCTGTGCCTTATGATATCCGAGCTTGTGGTTGGGGAAGTACACGATTGCTACGCTACAAGGACTGTATACTGCCCGTGAAGACCTACACCACAACCT is a window from the Podospora pseudocomata strain CBS 415.72m chromosome 6, whole genome shotgun sequence genome containing:
- a CDS encoding hypothetical protein (EggNog:ENOG503PGD7) translates to MDNDNSNSRPNFVDDSARNFDRVSDHDPDHDSEHNPDTPSDCPWVGFCVPRRCRLCTYLIEPNEWMVATIYSAFINNEHSIEDVPRLKEEFRPCPPACAHDQSYLNGSVPVYHAECFDYASNPRHDLLTITAFSFEPMPSYDIKRKKRMVQLLATKMGDMWCHLPHELCLMISELVYTIATLQGLYTAREDLHHNLDFSQTIWARYIDIGVYKYVCELSSICRAQCFRKLYDPEMTPDVNIFYVLEDHLGMRDLLFSSTDSKQMNLSSDHLEPGFWWRVLSSPQVLQAEYDVSASYSSEGTLGRPFSIYKWRETPNYGECVHIFIESPQYDILRAIAAGERSCPQAVLPPSISSAT